Proteins found in one Brevibacillus brevis genomic segment:
- a CDS encoding sugar phosphate isomerase/epimerase family protein, with protein MKLGVFTVLFSEKSFEEMLDHVKAAGLEAVEIGTGCYPGNAHCNLDELLESPEKRRAYKKAVEDRGLIISALSCHGNPLTPEKSFAQQSHDTFVKTVQLAEMLEVPVVNCFSGTAGDHEGAKYPSWPVAPWPNEYHDVLHWQWNERLIPYWREWTAYATDHHVKVALELHGGFLVHTPGTLLKLREQVGEGIGANFDPSHMWWQGIDPVAAIKILGKEKAIYHFHAKDTYIDQEKVNMYGLTDMNSYANLHERAWYFRTVGYGHSQQTWADMMSALRMNGYDYVVSIEHEDAIMSIEEGFLRAVQNLQQVILREPVQNLWWV; from the coding sequence ATGAAGCTTGGCGTATTTACTGTTCTTTTTAGCGAGAAGTCGTTCGAAGAAATGCTGGATCATGTGAAGGCAGCAGGTTTAGAGGCCGTGGAAATCGGCACAGGCTGCTATCCGGGCAATGCACACTGCAATCTGGATGAGCTGTTGGAAAGTCCGGAAAAAAGACGAGCGTACAAAAAAGCAGTAGAGGATCGGGGATTGATAATCAGCGCGCTTAGTTGTCACGGAAACCCGTTGACACCAGAGAAAAGCTTTGCGCAGCAATCCCACGATACGTTTGTGAAAACGGTACAATTAGCCGAGATGCTGGAGGTGCCTGTGGTCAACTGCTTTTCAGGCACGGCAGGCGACCACGAAGGAGCGAAATACCCGAGCTGGCCCGTTGCTCCTTGGCCCAATGAGTATCACGATGTGCTGCATTGGCAATGGAATGAGAGGCTCATCCCGTATTGGCGCGAATGGACTGCTTATGCGACTGACCATCATGTCAAGGTTGCGCTGGAACTGCATGGCGGATTTCTCGTCCACACACCAGGGACACTGCTAAAGCTGCGGGAACAGGTAGGCGAGGGAATCGGGGCAAACTTCGATCCAAGTCACATGTGGTGGCAAGGGATTGATCCTGTAGCTGCGATCAAAATCTTGGGCAAAGAAAAAGCTATCTATCATTTCCATGCCAAAGACACGTATATCGACCAGGAAAAAGTGAACATGTACGGGCTGACGGATATGAATTCCTACGCCAACCTACATGAACGTGCGTGGTATTTCCGAACCGTAGGCTATGGGCATTCGCAGCAGACGTGGGCGGATATGATGAGTGCACTGCGCATGAATGGATACGATTATGTCGTGAGTATCGAGCATGAGGATGCCATCATGTCGATTGAAGAAGGCTTTTTGCGCGCTGTTCAAAATCTGCAGCAGGTCATCTTGCGAGAACCAGTCCAGAATCTATGGTGGGTGTAG
- a CDS encoding Gfo/Idh/MocA family protein, translating to MTSRRKWKIGIIGAGGITEAHLEAIKEEPRAEVVAIADISAEMASFRAKRHEIPQVFTEYQTMLQESDTDAIIVCVPNYLHAEATKRALAAGKHLLCEKPMAMNAQEAEEMIEAAKKADKILMVAQNNRFRSDSLQVKTWLKEGKLGNIYHAKTGWIRRNGIPGWGSWFTQKERAGGGPLIDIGVHMLDLTLWLLDHPKPVSVLGQTYAQFGPHKRGLSEWGRIDDNGKFDVEDMAVAMITFENGLSLTLDASWASHIAEENVFLQLYGQEGGASLRLLENQFTLYHEWNGVTASTELTPKPQKERVLLFRNFIDAIEGKAEVLCTPEQALYINRLIEAIYASAQKGEAVRF from the coding sequence ATGACGAGTAGACGCAAATGGAAAATCGGAATCATCGGTGCAGGGGGGATTACAGAAGCACACTTGGAGGCGATCAAGGAAGAGCCGCGAGCAGAGGTAGTTGCGATTGCAGATATTTCAGCAGAAATGGCTTCCTTTCGTGCGAAACGGCATGAGATTCCGCAAGTTTTCACCGAATACCAGACGATGCTGCAAGAGTCTGATACGGACGCAATCATTGTTTGTGTCCCGAACTACTTGCATGCAGAAGCGACCAAACGTGCGCTTGCAGCAGGCAAACACTTGTTGTGCGAAAAGCCGATGGCGATGAATGCCCAGGAAGCAGAAGAAATGATCGAAGCCGCGAAGAAAGCAGACAAAATCCTCATGGTAGCTCAAAACAACCGATTCCGAAGCGATTCCCTGCAAGTCAAAACATGGCTGAAGGAAGGAAAACTGGGGAACATTTATCACGCCAAAACCGGTTGGATCAGGAGAAATGGGATTCCCGGATGGGGGAGCTGGTTTACGCAAAAAGAAAGGGCTGGCGGCGGTCCGTTGATTGATATCGGCGTACATATGCTCGATTTGACCTTATGGCTCTTGGATCATCCAAAGCCTGTATCTGTCCTCGGGCAAACGTATGCGCAATTCGGACCTCACAAACGCGGCTTGTCAGAGTGGGGAAGGATCGATGATAACGGGAAGTTTGACGTGGAAGATATGGCAGTTGCGATGATCACTTTTGAGAATGGATTGTCACTTACGCTCGATGCAAGCTGGGCTTCTCACATCGCAGAGGAAAACGTTTTCCTTCAACTATATGGACAAGAGGGTGGGGCCTCCCTGCGTTTATTGGAGAACCAGTTCACGCTTTACCACGAGTGGAACGGCGTAACTGCTTCGACAGAATTAACACCAAAACCTCAAAAAGAACGCGTACTCTTATTCCGTAATTTCATAGACGCCATCGAAGGGAAAGCAGAGGTGCTCTGCACACCGGAACAAGCCTTGTACATCAACAGATTGATCGAAGCCATCTACGCATCTGCACAAAAAGGTGAAGCAGTCCGCTTCTAA
- a CDS encoding extracellular solute-binding protein, producing the protein MKVAKRLTSAGLTLLMAFSLAACSSTPQQASTDTTPSQPSTPTAPKTEPSQPTAEKIKLVYARGKDATDSTKKLVEAFQKAHPNIEVEIREMPADSGQSHDQYVTMFSAQSSEIDVFDLDVIWPAEFAQAGYLLPLDRLMEQDGIETGKYIKGAMDAGNFGGQQWTMPKFIDAGLLFYRKDLVSEAPKTWDDLIAQAKATKGKGGTKFGYLMQAKQYEGLVCNFVEFSASYGGKILDEQGKVAVNNPATIKGLKKMIEVVKSDFVPSNVTTFMEPESHTAFLEGQAPFIRNWPYQFALAQDQAQSKIVDQVAIAPLPAGDVGSAAALGGWMGGINKFSKHPKEAWEFLKFMTGPEGQKISAIEGGLAPTYLPAYEDADVQKASPLFANKDFVDGVSAAVSRPTTPIYPKISEVIQIEVSKALAGQQTAEQAVQNMETQMNDLMRN; encoded by the coding sequence ATGAAAGTTGCAAAAAGACTTACATCCGCTGGACTTACCTTATTAATGGCCTTCTCATTGGCAGCATGTTCTTCCACACCTCAGCAAGCTTCTACAGATACAACCCCATCACAGCCTTCAACACCAACCGCACCTAAAACAGAGCCATCACAGCCCACAGCAGAAAAAATCAAGCTTGTCTACGCACGCGGAAAAGACGCGACGGATTCCACCAAAAAGCTCGTGGAGGCTTTCCAAAAAGCCCATCCGAATATCGAAGTAGAAATCCGTGAGATGCCTGCCGATTCCGGGCAGAGTCATGATCAATACGTTACCATGTTCAGTGCCCAATCCTCCGAGATCGATGTATTTGACCTGGACGTGATCTGGCCGGCTGAATTCGCACAAGCGGGTTATCTTCTGCCGCTCGACCGCCTGATGGAGCAAGATGGAATCGAGACCGGAAAATATATCAAGGGGGCCATGGATGCTGGGAACTTTGGCGGCCAGCAATGGACCATGCCCAAGTTTATCGACGCGGGACTCTTGTTTTACCGCAAAGATCTTGTATCCGAAGCACCAAAGACGTGGGATGACCTGATTGCCCAAGCAAAGGCAACGAAGGGCAAGGGCGGCACGAAGTTCGGCTACTTGATGCAAGCCAAGCAATATGAAGGACTGGTTTGCAACTTTGTCGAGTTCAGTGCATCGTACGGCGGAAAAATTTTGGATGAACAAGGCAAAGTAGCGGTCAACAATCCGGCTACGATCAAAGGGTTGAAAAAAATGATCGAGGTCGTCAAATCTGATTTCGTCCCATCCAATGTCACCACATTCATGGAGCCGGAATCACACACCGCATTCCTCGAGGGGCAGGCACCTTTTATCCGTAACTGGCCGTATCAGTTCGCGTTGGCGCAGGATCAGGCCCAGTCCAAAATCGTTGATCAAGTAGCGATCGCTCCACTGCCAGCTGGCGATGTAGGCTCCGCAGCAGCACTTGGCGGTTGGATGGGCGGAATCAACAAGTTCTCGAAGCACCCGAAAGAAGCATGGGAATTCCTCAAATTCATGACAGGTCCAGAGGGTCAGAAAATATCAGCGATAGAAGGTGGGCTCGCACCAACTTACCTGCCAGCCTATGAAGACGCCGATGTTCAAAAAGCCAGTCCGTTGTTCGCCAACAAAGATTTCGTCGATGGCGTAAGCGCTGCTGTATCTCGTCCAACGACTCCGATCTATCCCAAAATTTCGGAAGTGATCCAGATTGAAGTGTCCAAAGCGCTTGCAGGGCAGCAAACAGCCGAGCAAGCGGTGCAAAACATGGAAACGCAGATGAACGACTTGATGAGAAATTAA
- a CDS encoding carbohydrate ABC transporter permease yields the protein MNRSTKMSLSEKQMGYVLIFPALLIILVIAIWPVMRSFWISLHDIRLNDPTKSEIHSSYGLDMERYVSTLPNLLRYVKREADSAEGSSKEKLNALQVQIEQMNTSLNQTGEVASRYQMIDQLLLDFKPVPTELKYVSLSNLQTESIKNTLAEIRAVLLQMSEQKLLSKPEGALGVIQGIEASIIEPNFVGFAYYKKFLTDARMWGAMYNTAFFTVISVAIELVLGILIALLINRPFRGRSLVRATVLIPWAIPTVISAMMWKFLYDGQNGIVAYLFEQAGLIADMGMLLTTKAGAMFSVILADVWKTTPFMALLIFAGLQTIPQSLYEAASVDGATRTQQFFRITLPMLKSTILVALLFRTLDAFRVFDLIYTLTGGAPGNSTETISIYAYKTMFAQMSFGEGSALAVIVFLCVALISIGYVKILGADLLSDGSSK from the coding sequence ATGAATCGATCAACCAAAATGTCTCTCTCAGAAAAACAGATGGGGTATGTGCTGATTTTTCCTGCACTGCTCATCATACTTGTTATCGCGATTTGGCCTGTCATGCGATCCTTTTGGATCAGTCTGCACGATATTCGGTTGAACGACCCGACGAAATCAGAGATTCACTCTTCATACGGACTAGATATGGAACGCTACGTCAGCACGTTACCCAATCTGCTCCGGTATGTAAAGAGGGAGGCGGACTCTGCAGAAGGGTCATCAAAAGAAAAATTGAACGCGCTCCAAGTGCAAATCGAGCAAATGAACACTTCCCTCAACCAAACAGGCGAGGTCGCGAGCCGATACCAAATGATCGACCAGCTATTGCTGGACTTTAAACCAGTCCCCACAGAACTCAAATATGTGAGCCTCTCGAACCTACAAACAGAGTCTATCAAAAACACCTTGGCGGAAATCAGAGCGGTCCTTTTGCAAATGAGTGAACAAAAGCTGCTTTCGAAGCCAGAGGGTGCTCTTGGCGTGATCCAAGGCATTGAAGCTTCGATAATCGAACCCAACTTTGTTGGCTTTGCCTACTACAAGAAGTTTTTAACGGACGCCCGGATGTGGGGGGCTATGTACAATACAGCATTTTTTACCGTTATTTCCGTTGCTATTGAACTAGTGCTCGGCATATTGATCGCGCTGTTGATCAATCGACCTTTTCGTGGAAGGAGTCTTGTACGAGCAACTGTGTTAATACCGTGGGCGATTCCGACTGTTATCTCCGCGATGATGTGGAAGTTTTTGTACGATGGGCAAAATGGCATCGTCGCCTATCTTTTTGAGCAGGCAGGGCTGATCGCGGATATGGGGATGCTCCTGACGACAAAGGCTGGAGCCATGTTTTCCGTCATTTTGGCCGATGTGTGGAAGACGACGCCGTTCATGGCTTTGCTCATATTCGCAGGCCTGCAAACGATTCCCCAAAGCTTGTATGAAGCAGCTTCTGTCGACGGTGCCACCCGCACCCAGCAATTTTTTCGTATTACGCTTCCGATGCTGAAATCAACCATTCTGGTGGCGCTATTGTTCCGCACACTAGATGCGTTCCGCGTATTTGACCTGATTTACACGCTGACAGGTGGGGCACCCGGGAACTCAACCGAGACCATTTCCATTTACGCGTACAAAACGATGTTTGCTCAAATGAGTTTTGGAGAAGGTTCTGCGCTTGCGGTCATTGTCTTTTTATGTGTGGCATTGATCTCCATCGGCTATGTCAAAATATTGGGAGCTGATCTGCTGAGTGATGGCAGTAGCAAATAA
- a CDS encoding carbohydrate ABC transporter permease, which produces MGKHTGPLFYVGLLLFVFLVMFPFLWILLAALKPPAELFGERAFHFIIQNPSLDNFVRVFTERPFARYLWNSTVVATLTTLYSITIASFAAYAIAWLSFRGKTVILGVVLAVSMFPQIATISPIFMFMQSMGLTNSYIGLIIPYTTFALPLAIWNLTIFFRKIPSDLGEAAKVDGASIWQTMTKVFFPLAMPGVFTTAILVFIAAWNEFLFALTLNTQEAMKTVPVGIVMFQGMFTIPWGEISAASIIVTIPLVVMVLIFQRRIISGLTSGAVKE; this is translated from the coding sequence ATGGGTAAACATACAGGTCCCTTGTTTTACGTGGGGCTACTGCTATTCGTTTTTCTTGTGATGTTCCCGTTTTTATGGATTCTCCTCGCAGCATTGAAGCCACCAGCGGAGCTGTTTGGAGAGCGAGCCTTTCATTTTATCATCCAAAATCCTTCGTTGGACAACTTTGTCCGCGTCTTCACGGAAAGACCGTTTGCCCGTTACTTGTGGAATTCAACTGTCGTGGCGACGTTAACCACACTCTACTCTATAACGATCGCTTCCTTTGCTGCATATGCAATTGCCTGGCTTTCCTTTCGGGGGAAAACGGTTATTTTGGGTGTCGTACTGGCTGTGTCCATGTTTCCGCAGATCGCTACCATTTCTCCTATTTTTATGTTCATGCAATCGATGGGCTTAACGAACAGCTACATTGGCCTGATCATTCCGTATACAACCTTCGCGCTGCCGCTCGCCATCTGGAATCTGACCATCTTTTTCCGCAAAATACCGAGTGATTTGGGCGAAGCAGCCAAAGTAGACGGTGCGAGCATTTGGCAAACGATGACGAAAGTGTTTTTCCCGCTTGCTATGCCTGGGGTTTTTACGACCGCCATCCTCGTTTTTATCGCAGCGTGGAATGAATTTTTGTTCGCCTTGACGTTGAATACACAGGAAGCGATGAAGACAGTGCCTGTGGGAATCGTCATGTTTCAGGGAATGTTTACAATCCCGTGGGGAGAAATATCTGCTGCCTCCATCATTGTGACGATCCCGCTCGTAGTGATGGTGTTGATTTTCCAGAGGCGGATTATTTCAGGATTGACGTCCGGGGCAGTAAAAGAATGA
- a CDS encoding SRPBCC family protein: MSRKCDCVTVEAAIRKRVDERMNNLTKFQINRPAHEVFEAFVDPAKIGNFWFSSSSARWEEGKHITLFYDIYNAEVGIAVREIKEHKRIVFQWAGEENTVTITLNALDEATTIIEVNEEGFQEDDPALLQKIVDNKEGWVYVLSCLKGYLEHGINTLREGLVK, translated from the coding sequence TTGTCCCGCAAATGTGATTGTGTTACGGTGGAAGCAGCAATCAGAAAGCGAGTTGACGAACGCATGAATAATCTTACAAAATTTCAGATTAACAGGCCTGCCCATGAAGTGTTCGAAGCTTTCGTGGACCCGGCGAAAATCGGCAACTTCTGGTTCTCTTCCAGCTCGGCAAGGTGGGAAGAAGGGAAGCACATTACATTATTCTACGATATTTACAACGCAGAAGTAGGGATTGCCGTTCGCGAAATCAAAGAGCACAAACGAATCGTTTTCCAGTGGGCGGGAGAAGAAAATACTGTAACGATTACATTAAACGCGTTGGATGAAGCCACGACGATCATTGAAGTGAATGAAGAGGGTTTTCAAGAAGATGATCCAGCGCTTCTACAAAAAATCGTCGACAATAAAGAAGGCTGGGTGTACGTCTTAAGCTGTTTGAAGGGGTATCTGGAGCATGGGATCAACACTTTAAGAGAAGGGCTTGTGAAATAG
- a CDS encoding sigma-54 interaction domain-containing protein gives MYQTKYFQASDNHELAKLLTTIFSTSHDGLAICDRNGYVLLYNEAYLNITGVPADILNNFSFMEQKEMHLVPDSSAVRTILTKRTHSVVIDYPNGRQAINTATPLLDSNQELLLVVGNVRDVTELNQLQKELEETRQISSAYQRALEHIQTDGNFDEQIIYRSGLMHRIASLAKRFATNDSPILLLGESGVGKDVMANYIHAQSGRTGEFIKINCGAIPEHLLESELFGYEKGAFTGASQSKEGLFELADRGTIFLDEIGDLPFPLQVKLLNVLQDGRIRRLGGKTSRQVNMRIIAATNSDLEAMVEQKRFRQDLFYRLNVLSLTIPPLRERREDIPALIFYYLKKLEWKYQQEMRIETDALEALMDYDWPGNTRELKNVVERSFHMCENGRITFDQLPTSIRNTQQTALPLQLAKMDELLPLKEAVERFERAYIQRLLKETDTMQQCADKLQVNISTLVRKKRTLGIK, from the coding sequence ATGTATCAAACCAAGTATTTCCAGGCCAGTGACAATCATGAACTCGCAAAATTGCTGACAACCATCTTCAGTACGTCCCACGATGGATTGGCGATCTGTGACCGCAACGGCTACGTCCTGCTCTACAATGAGGCGTACTTGAACATCACGGGAGTTCCCGCCGACATCCTGAATAATTTCAGCTTTATGGAGCAAAAAGAAATGCATCTTGTTCCTGACTCTTCTGCTGTGCGGACGATTTTGACGAAACGAACCCATAGTGTCGTGATCGATTATCCAAACGGTCGGCAAGCGATTAACACGGCTACTCCGCTGCTCGATTCGAACCAGGAATTATTGTTAGTAGTGGGAAATGTGCGCGACGTCACGGAACTGAATCAGCTTCAGAAGGAGCTGGAAGAAACACGTCAAATCAGTTCGGCGTATCAAAGGGCTCTGGAGCATATCCAAACCGATGGTAACTTTGACGAGCAGATCATTTATCGCAGTGGGCTCATGCATCGAATCGCTTCACTCGCCAAGCGCTTTGCGACCAACGACTCTCCCATCCTTTTGCTAGGTGAGTCTGGTGTTGGTAAAGATGTCATGGCGAATTACATTCACGCGCAAAGCGGACGAACTGGAGAGTTTATCAAGATTAACTGTGGGGCCATTCCCGAGCATTTGCTTGAGTCAGAATTGTTTGGCTATGAGAAAGGCGCATTTACGGGGGCAAGCCAGTCAAAGGAAGGATTGTTTGAGCTGGCGGATCGAGGAACCATATTTCTCGATGAGATTGGAGACCTTCCCTTTCCTTTACAGGTGAAGCTCTTGAATGTGTTGCAGGATGGACGGATTCGCAGACTTGGGGGGAAAACATCTCGTCAAGTGAACATGCGTATCATCGCTGCCACTAATAGTGATTTGGAAGCGATGGTGGAACAAAAGCGTTTTCGGCAGGATTTGTTCTACCGGCTAAACGTACTTTCTCTTACCATCCCACCCTTGCGTGAGCGCCGCGAGGATATTCCGGCTCTCATTTTCTACTATTTGAAAAAGCTCGAATGGAAGTACCAGCAAGAGATGCGCATCGAAACAGATGCGTTGGAGGCGCTGATGGATTATGATTGGCCAGGGAATACACGCGAGTTGAAAAATGTGGTGGAACGTTCTTTCCACATGTGTGAAAATGGGCGGATTACCTTTGATCAGTTGCCAACATCCATTCGTAATACGCAACAGACAGCCCTGCCTCTCCAACTCGCTAAAATGGATGAGCTATTGCCGCTAAAAGAAGCGGTCGAACGGTTTGAACGAGCGTATATCCAGCGCCTCTTGAAAGAGACAGACACCATGCAGCAGTGTGCGGATAAGCTGCAAGTGAACATATCTACGCTCGTTCGAAAAAAGCGTACCCTCGGCATTAAATAA
- the pdhA gene encoding pyruvate dehydrogenase (acetyl-transferring) E1 component subunit alpha → MSSLYQVLSPAGELVGDLKGQLDEATMIKMYENMVLARQFDRKSINLQRQGRMGTYAPFEGQEASQVGSAMALTPGDWLFPTYRDHAAAIVHGQSMARVFLYWMGHMEGSISPKHLNIMPPCVPIATQMVHAVGTAWASKLQNEKHVSIAYFGDGASSEGDFHEALNFAGVFQTPTIFFCQNNGFAISVPFSQQSSSKTIAQRSAAYDIPGVRIDGNDIFAVWLTMKEAMQRALDGKGPTLIEAVTFRYGAHTTADDPKKYRDQESLSEEWRQERDPLQRLRVYLENQGLWNETKEAELVARMNEQIDAALVEAESYPKSKPEDMFKHVYAEPSWMATEQESELVKPSKQEGIPA, encoded by the coding sequence ATGTCTTCATTATATCAGGTATTGAGTCCAGCGGGTGAGCTGGTAGGCGATCTCAAGGGGCAATTAGACGAGGCGACGATGATCAAGATGTATGAAAATATGGTGCTGGCTCGCCAGTTTGACCGCAAGTCGATTAACCTGCAACGACAAGGAAGAATGGGTACGTATGCTCCTTTTGAAGGGCAGGAAGCTTCGCAAGTAGGCAGCGCGATGGCATTAACACCTGGAGATTGGCTTTTCCCAACCTACCGAGACCATGCGGCAGCAATCGTCCATGGTCAGTCCATGGCACGGGTGTTCCTCTATTGGATGGGCCACATGGAAGGGAGTATCAGTCCGAAGCATTTGAATATCATGCCGCCCTGCGTACCGATTGCGACTCAAATGGTTCATGCGGTAGGGACGGCTTGGGCGAGCAAGCTGCAAAACGAAAAGCATGTCAGCATCGCCTACTTTGGTGATGGAGCAAGCTCAGAGGGCGATTTTCATGAGGCATTGAATTTTGCAGGCGTATTTCAAACACCGACCATTTTCTTCTGTCAAAACAACGGCTTCGCCATCAGCGTTCCGTTTTCACAGCAGTCTTCATCGAAAACGATTGCACAGCGTTCGGCTGCTTATGACATCCCTGGAGTTCGGATAGACGGCAATGATATCTTCGCTGTTTGGCTGACGATGAAAGAAGCCATGCAACGTGCACTAGATGGCAAGGGACCGACGTTGATCGAAGCGGTGACATTCCGCTATGGCGCACACACAACCGCAGATGATCCAAAGAAATACCGGGATCAAGAGAGTTTGTCCGAGGAATGGCGTCAAGAACGCGATCCACTCCAACGTCTGCGTGTATATCTGGAGAATCAAGGGTTGTGGAATGAAACGAAGGAAGCAGAGTTGGTTGCACGGATGAATGAACAGATCGACGCAGCTCTTGTCGAAGCAGAGAGCTATCCGAAGTCCAAACCGGAAGACATGTTCAAGCACGTCTACGCTGAACCATCGTGGATGGCAACGGAACAGGAGAGCGAGCTCGTCAAGCCATCGAAGCAGGAGGGAATCCCCGCATGA
- a CDS encoding alpha-ketoacid dehydrogenase subunit beta, with protein MKRKLTMIQAITEAMDQKLADDSRIMLLGEDIGVNGGVFRATEDLIHKYGPDRVVDTPLAEAGIIGAAIGLAMNGKIPVVEIQFLAFIYPGFEQIVSHAARMRYRTRGQYHVPMVIRTPYGAGIRGPELHSESVETFFAHVPGLKVVAPSTPYDAKGLLIAAMEDPDPVIFLEPTKLYRAFKQEVPEEMYRVPIGKAKVVQEGSDVSIFAWGAMLRVAEDAAKQIERENGLSCEVIDLRTLYPLDRDTIIASVKKTGRAVVVHEAHKTAGLGAEIISIINDEALIYMKAPVKRITGFDVPVPQFSIEDDYLPTAERVKDGILETATF; from the coding sequence ATGAAACGCAAACTGACGATGATTCAAGCAATCACGGAGGCTATGGATCAAAAATTGGCAGATGATTCACGCATTATGCTGCTCGGCGAGGATATTGGCGTGAATGGTGGCGTGTTCCGGGCGACGGAAGATTTGATTCACAAGTACGGTCCGGATCGTGTAGTGGACACGCCGCTTGCTGAGGCGGGAATCATCGGGGCAGCAATCGGTCTTGCCATGAACGGGAAAATTCCTGTGGTCGAGATTCAATTCCTTGCCTTCATATATCCGGGTTTTGAGCAAATTGTTTCTCATGCGGCACGCATGCGCTATCGGACTCGCGGACAGTACCATGTCCCGATGGTCATACGCACACCGTATGGAGCAGGGATTCGCGGTCCTGAGCTGCATTCGGAGAGTGTCGAAACGTTTTTTGCTCATGTCCCTGGCTTAAAGGTTGTAGCACCAAGCACACCTTATGATGCAAAAGGCTTGCTGATTGCAGCAATGGAAGATCCTGACCCGGTCATATTTTTGGAGCCGACCAAGCTGTATCGTGCATTTAAACAAGAGGTTCCAGAGGAAATGTACCGTGTCCCCATTGGAAAAGCGAAGGTCGTCCAGGAAGGCTCGGATGTATCCATTTTTGCTTGGGGAGCGATGCTTCGCGTCGCTGAGGATGCTGCGAAGCAGATCGAGCGCGAAAACGGCTTGAGTTGTGAAGTCATTGATCTGCGGACGCTCTATCCATTGGATCGGGATACGATCATCGCCTCGGTCAAAAAGACTGGACGCGCAGTTGTCGTACATGAAGCGCATAAGACAGCCGGGTTGGGTGCAGAGATCATCTCCATAATCAATGATGAAGCATTGATCTACATGAAGGCTCCCGTGAAACGGATTACCGGATTTGACGTCCCCGTCCCGCAATTCAGTATCGAAGATGACTATTTGCCAACGGCTGAACGCGTGAAGGACGGAATTTTGGAAACGGCTACGTTTTAA